A window of Kribbella voronezhensis genomic DNA:
GCGGGCGAGACGATGCAGTACCACTGGTTCGCCGACGCCCACTTGGCCGCGGCCGCCCAGATCACCGGGATCGACGCCCGCCTCGTGCTGTTCAGGCTGTGGTTCGCCCCGATCATCATCGGGCTCGTCCTGGCGGTGGCTGCCCTCGCGCGCCAGGTCAGCGGCGCCTGGTGGACCGCGCCGTTCGCGGTCGCGCTGACGACGATCGTCCAGCGGATCACGATCTGGAAGTTCGCCGGCGGCGTCGGCGGCTCACCCCTGGTCTTCCTGAGCCCTTCGCAGTCCTTCGGTACGACGCTCACCGTCGGCGCAGCGGCGCTAGTGATCGGCGTCCTCTACCGCGGTGCCCCACGGCGGTCGTGGGTGCTCGTGCTCCTGGTCGTCTGCGCCTGCGCCGGCTCCAAGCCCACCGCAGTGCCGCTGCTGCTCGGCGGGACCGGTCTGGCCGCGCTGTTCCTGCTGGTGCGCAACAGGCGCATCCCTTGGCCGACCGTCGCCTTGGGCGCCGCACTGGCCTTCGTGACGCTGGCGGCGAGTGCGACGGTTTCGGGCAGCACCGCGGGTACGCCGATCCGCCTGTTCGGCTTCCTGAGGATCTTCCCGGGGTACGCCACTCTGACCGGCTCCGGGCCGATCGCGCCGCCTGGTGGCTGGATCATCCAAGGACTCAGCGATCCCACCCCGGAGACGCTGAACTGGGCGATCGCGTTCGTGATCTCCGTTGTGCTGAGCAGGATCGTGGTGGTCGTGGCCTTCGTCGGGCTGGTCCAGCGCCGGGTCCGTACCGATGCGGCGCAGTGGTGGCTGGTCGGAACACTGATCGCCTCCATGCTCGGATTCGTGGCGGTCGACCACCCAGGCCTCGGTCAGTTCTACTTCCTCGGCAGCGGCCTGCCCTTCGCCGCGGTTGCCGCCGGCTACGTGATCCACGGCGCGGTCGCCGGACGCCGCCGTCCGGCCCGCCGAGCGGTCATCGCTGGTGGCCTACTGGCCGGAGCAGTGCTCGCTGTGGTGATCCGGGCTGTCGGCAACATCGACGGCAAGCCTCTCTCCCCGGCCGACTTCACGCGGGCGGCGACCGAACCGATGCTGTGGCTTGCCGGTGCACTGGCCGTCGGGCTGATCGGCTGGCTCGTACTCCGGACCGTCCACCGGCCGCTGCGCGGCGTCGGCCTGGCGCTGCTGCTGTGCGTCGCGGTCGGCCTCGCACTGCCGAGCCGGCCACGGTCGGACTACCGCACCGCGGTGGACGCCGTCAGCGGGAAGGCCAGTCCGATCCCGGAGCCGGCGAGACCGTGGTTCAGCACGGACGAGGTCCAGGCCGCCTTGTGGCTGGACCGTAAGGCCGGACAGGACGACGTCGTCGTGACGAACACCGCCTGCATGGGACAAGCAGGTCGCCGCGGCTGTGACGCGCGTGGCTACCTGGTCAGCGGTATCGGCGGGCGCCGAACGCTGATCGAGGGCTGGGCCTACACGCAGCAGTCGCTCGCCAACCAGGGCAAGGACAACGTCGCCTCCAGTTACCTGCCGTCGCCCTGGCCGGACCGGGTCGCGCTGACGACGAAGACACTCACGGCGCCGACGCCTGAGCTGCTGGCCGGCCTGTACCGCGATCACGGCGTCCGCTGGATCTTCGCGGACAAGCGGACCGGCAAGGTCGCCGAGCACACTCTCGACCGGCTCGCCACCCGCAGATTCACCCGAGGGCCGGTCGTCATCTACCAACTGAAGAACTGAGCGGGCTCGTTTGACTTAGCGAGTCGCCACGCTGGAGCATTGTCAATTCCCCGAGCGAGGAGATACCCATGGAGGGGCTGAAAGGCCTGCTCAGGCACGTGCCTGCTTACGTCCTGTTGCAGCGCGTCGTCGGTGCCGACAAGTTGCGGTACCGCTGCATCGACGAGGTCAAGGCGGGCGAAACCGTCCTGGACATCGGCTGCGGCCCGGCGTACTACTTCCCGCGGCTGCCCCAGCCGCTGAAGTACCACGGCTTCGACACCGACGCGCCGTACATCGACTGGGCCACCCAGCACTTCGGCGGCGAGAACGCCAGCTTCCACTGCGGCATCTTCGACGAGGCCGCGGCCCGGTCGCTGCCGCAGATCGACGTCGTGCTGCTGCTCGGCCTGCTGCACCACCTGTCGGACGAGCAGTGCACGGACCTGCTCAACCTGGCCGCGAGCGTGCTGAGTCCCGGCGGCCGGGTGGTCAGCGTGGACACCTGCTTCGAGCCGAGCCAGGGCCGGATCTCGCGGTGGATGTCGGAGAACGACCGCGGCGAGTACGTTCGCGATCCGGCCGGGTTCGAGAAGCTCGCGCTGCAGTCGTTCGGCCAGGTGGAGGGCGAGGTCATCAACGACGTCACCCACATCCCGGCCAGCTACTGGATGATGAGGATGACTGCGCCGAGCAGCCTCTGAGCCGTCCGGTCCCCCGCCCGCGGCATCGACCACGGTTGGTGACGCTCCGAGTGCGCAGTGAGATCACAGCACCGTTAAGGTTGCGCGCATGCACTCGAGGGCAAGACGGCGGGGGCCGAGGAGCATCGGCAACGGGACGGCGGCCGGTCGGGCCGCCGCCCTTCCACTGCTGGTCCTCGCCGTCTGGATGATGGCTGCCCGGGCGCCGGTGCTCGACGTGCTGGTGTTCACCGCCTACGTCGGGGCCGGAGTGATGCTGCCCGGGTTCGTGCTCTGGAGGCTGATCGGCGCCTACCGGCGGAATCTGGTCGAGGACTGTGCCGCCGGGTTCGCGATCGGTACGGCGGTGCAGCTGATCGTCTATCTCGCGAGCGCGTCGGTGGGTCTCCAGCAGTGGTCGTGGGTCTGGGCGCCCGTGGTGCTCGTGGTCGGGCTGCTGGACCGGGACGCGCGTGCCCGGGTCTGGCAGCGGGTCGAGGCTCCTCTCGCGCCCCTGACGGCTTGGCTGCTGACGATGTCGACGGGCGTCGTGCTGCTCGCCGTCTACCTGAAGGGCCCGGGCCGGTACGCGCCGGCGTACGTGGATCCGGGCCGGAGCAACCAGGATCTGGCCTTCCATCAGGCGCTCGCGGCGAGCGCGAAGTTCGACGTACCGATCAAGCCGCTGTGGGTCGCGGGCGAGCCGATGAAGTACCAGACCTTCTTCCATCAACTCGCCGCCGCGACCTCGTGGTCGACCGGCGTCGGGCTGACCGAACTGATCTACGCGCTGCTCTGGGTCCCGTTCGCGCTGGCCGGTTGCCTGCTGGTCTTCGTCCTCACCCAGCGGTTTCTCACGCCGCCCAAGGCGGAGCCGCTCACCGGCGCCCGCTGGGCCGGCCCGCTCGCCGTACTGATCGCCGGTCTCGGTGGCGCGATGCAGCCACTGCACGACGTCGGTCTGGGTAGCGCCGCGATGGCGCTCTCCGCCTATCTCAGCCCGACCCAGAACCTGGGCGTGATGCTCGCTCTCCTGCTCGCGGTCCTGGCCATCGACGTACTGCGGAAGCAGGGACCCGCAAGCCGATGGGTGCTGCTGATCCTGGTCGCGCTGGCCGCGTCGGGCGCCAAGGCGACCGTGTTGCCGTTGGCCGGATGCGGCTTCGGTCTGGTGTTCTTCGCCCTGTTGTCGCGGCGTAAGCCGACGCGGACGGCTGTCGTCGGCGGGCTGGCCGTGCTGGCGATCTTCGTCGGATCGGTGATCGTCGTCTTCGGTGGCGAGTCGTCCGGCCTGCAGGTCGATCTCGGCGGGATCTTCGCCCAGCTCGCGCCGTACTCGATGCTCCGGCACGGCTCGGGAGTGGACCGCTCGGCCCAACTTCTGACGGCCGCGGTGACGTTGGCCGGCTGGGGAATCGCGGTCCTCGGGGTCGTGTTCCTGCGATGGTTCTGGCGGGACCGCGGCGTGGTCTTCCTGGCCGGCGCCGCCCTCGGCGGCGTCTTCGCCACCGCTCTCACGTCCCAGCCCGGTGTGAGCCAGGCGCCCTTCTACAGAACGGCTTTCCCGTTCCTGGCCGTGCTGTCGTGTCTCGGACTGTCCCGGCTGGTCGGCAAGCTCGAGGATCGCCGCGGTGCTCTGCTGGTCTCTGCGGCAGGTTTGGCCGGGCTCGCCGCTTGCGATGTGGCCCGGTTCGGCTCAGTAGACCAGCGTGGCTTGAAAAGCCCGTTCAGCTGGATGATCGCGGCGTTGCTGGCCGCCGCACTGATCGTTGCTGTGGCTTGGAAGACGGCCAGGCGCAACGGCAGCCTGCTCACGGCGTTCCTGGCCAGTCTGGTCGCCGCCTGCACAGTGGGCGCGACCTTCCTGCCGCTGGCCGGCCTGATCTCGGAGCACGCAAGCACCGTGGCGTACGGCGAGGTCGCCCAGGGCGGCCCGACGAGCTCGGAGGCCGACGCTGCCCGTTGGCTGCAGAAGAACACACCAACGGGCGATCTGGTCGCGACGAACGCTCACTGCGTGGTCTCGCACGGCGACAGCTGCGACAGCCGCCATTTCTGGATCGCCGCGTTGTCCGAACGCCAACTGCTGGTCGAAGGCTGGGGCTACACCAACCGCGTCAACCGGCTGTCGGTGACAACCAGCGTCAACACCAACCTGGTCCCGTACTGGAACCGCGAACTGCTGGCCATTAACGATGCGGTCTTCACCGCGCCCTCACCGGCCCTGATCGAGAGGCTGCGGCGTCGCGGGGTGCGCTGGCTGTACGCCGACAACCGGGCCGGCCAGGTGTCGCCGAACCTCAAGCAGTACGTGCGGCTGCGGCAGGCGACCCTGGACGCGACGATCTACGAGATCAGGTGAAGGAGGGCGTCGGCGACGCGGACCCGACCCTGGCCGTCGACGAGTTTCCAGCCGGCGGCGGCGACGCGGGCGCGCTCGACCGGATCGGTGAGGAGCTTACGTAGTACTGCGGCAGCTGAGGTCGGGTCGACCTTGAGGTCGGAGAGCACTCCGATGCCGACGGCCGCGCCGGTGGCGACGGCTCGCTCGTAACCCATCACCTGGTTGTCCACCACGCAGACGAGGCCGGCGGTCGCGCCGAGACACAGCAGCTCCCAGGTCGACGTACCGGAGGCGCTGACCGCCAGGTCCGAAGCCACGACGGCCTTGGCGAGCTGCGAGGTCGGGCCGATCACCTCGACGTGCTGGTCAGCGCCGAGCTCGACTGCGTTGATCGCGTCGGCCAGATCCTCGCCCGGCGCCACCACGGTCGCCTCGAACGGCACGCCAGTCGCCGCGAGCGCTGCCACGACGTGCGGACCGGCACCGAAGGCGTCCGTGCCACCGAAGAACGCGAACACCCTCGGTACGCCGTCCGCTCGCGGTACAGGTGGTGCTGCGGGCCGGAGCGAGAGCACCTCGTCGCGCAGCAGCACGTAGTCGAGCCCGGCCAGCCTGATCGCGCCCTTGGGCAGCTCCGGCTCGTCCAGCTCGGAGCCGAGGTTCTGGTCGACGAACACGTCGGCCTCGGCACCCCGCAGGTCCCCGTCGACGATCGCCACCGTCGGTAAGCCGGTCGCCCGGACCGCGGTGAACACGTCACCGCCCAGGTCGTAGGAGTCGAACACCACCGCGTCCAGCCCGAGCCGGCCGAACAGCTCGACATGTTCGTCCGGCGTCCAGACGGCCGGCTCGACCGGAATGTCCCGGGCCAGGATCTGGTCGTTCGCCCACGGCACCGTGTGGCTGTCGCAGACGAACACCACCTCGGCCCCGCGCCCCTTCAACTCCTCGGCCAGCGCCAGACTCCGCATCACATGCCCGACCCCTCGCAGAGGCCCCACATCACACCTGATCCCGATCCGCAAAGTCACCCCCAGACCGTAGCCGCTCCACCCCAGGCCACCGCCATCGCCACCGTCGGTGCGGCCGGTGACTCTGCGTGGCCGCCGGCCGGGTCCGAACCAACCGCGTCCGGGGGTCGTCTATCCCCGGGCAGGCTGCTGTTCGGGTCCGGGATTGAGGGTTCGGTGGAGTGGCCCGCTATCGTACGGAGTTGCGCTCCGTGCGCTGTCCGGAACTGTCCCCTCAGAAGGGTCCTACTCGACGTGTCCATCCTCACCGGCTCCGACATCCTCGTCACCGGAGGCACCGGCTCCTTCGGCAAGGCGTTCATCCGCTACGCACTGGACAACCTGGACCCGCGCCGGATCATCATCTTCAGCCGCGACGAGCTGAAGCAGTGGGAGGTCCGCCAGCTGTTCGGCGACGACCCCCGGCTGCGGTTCTTCATCGGCGACATCCGCGACCGGCAGCGGCTGAACCGCGCGATGCACAAGGTCGACTACGTCGTGCACGCCGCCGCGCTCAAGCAGGTCGACACCGCGGAGTACAACCCGTGGGAGTTCGTCCAGACGAACATCGTCGGCTCGCAGAACGTGATCGAGGCCAGCATCGACTCGGGCGTGAAGAAGGTCGTCGCGCTGTCCACCGACAAGGCGTCCAGCCCGATCAACCTGTACGGCGCGACCAAGCTGACCGCCGACAAGCTGTTCATCACCGGCAACCACTACGCCGCGGCGTACGACACCCGCTTCTGCGTGGTCCGCTACGGCAACGTGATGGGCTCGCGCGGCTCGATCATCCCGA
This region includes:
- a CDS encoding class I SAM-dependent methyltransferase encodes the protein MEGLKGLLRHVPAYVLLQRVVGADKLRYRCIDEVKAGETVLDIGCGPAYYFPRLPQPLKYHGFDTDAPYIDWATQHFGGENASFHCGIFDEAAARSLPQIDVVLLLGLLHHLSDEQCTDLLNLAASVLSPGGRVVSVDTCFEPSQGRISRWMSENDRGEYVRDPAGFEKLALQSFGQVEGEVINDVTHIPASYWMMRMTAPSSL
- a CDS encoding PseG/SpsG family protein; the protein is MTLRIGIRCDVGPLRGVGHVMRSLALAEELKGRGAEVVFVCDSHTVPWANDQILARDIPVEPAVWTPDEHVELFGRLGLDAVVFDSYDLGGDVFTAVRATGLPTVAIVDGDLRGAEADVFVDQNLGSELDEPELPKGAIRLAGLDYVLLRDEVLSLRPAAPPVPRADGVPRVFAFFGGTDAFGAGPHVVAALAATGVPFEATVVAPGEDLADAINAVELGADQHVEVIGPTSQLAKAVVASDLAVSASGTSTWELLCLGATAGLVCVVDNQVMGYERAVATGAAVGIGVLSDLKVDPTSAAAVLRKLLTDPVERARVAAAGWKLVDGQGRVRVADALLHLIS
- the pseB gene encoding UDP-N-acetylglucosamine 4,6-dehydratase (inverting), giving the protein MSILTGSDILVTGGTGSFGKAFIRYALDNLDPRRIIIFSRDELKQWEVRQLFGDDPRLRFFIGDIRDRQRLNRAMHKVDYVVHAAALKQVDTAEYNPWEFVQTNIVGSQNVIEASIDSGVKKVVALSTDKASSPINLYGATKLTADKLFITGNHYAAAYDTRFCVVRYGNVMGSRGSIIPKFRALHEAGQSLPITDLRCTRFLITLPEAVQFVVDSFEQMMGGELYVPRIPSMKITDLAQAIAPGAKMHDMGLRPGEKLHEEMISPEEGRRALAIGDRYVLQPDLATWGYTPPANGVPVADGFHYTSDNNDQWYSIEEITKILESDV